The genome window GCCGATGTCCGGATCATGGTCCGGGCGCCGTGGGAGTCGCCGGATTGAATCGCGCGGCTGATCCGCGGGAGGACGATCATCGAGATGACCGCGGTGCAGATCCCCGCCGGCAGTTCGCCGAGCTTGAGGGCGTACGACACCGCTGCGGCAGCGCCGGGCTGGTGACTGGCAAACGCGCGGGCCGTGACCGGCAGGAGGACCAGGAGACCGATTGCGGCGAGTGCCTGGACGTATCGCTGTCCGATCCCCGGCGGCAGCCGGTCAAACCGCAGGATCCGCGAGAACGCGCCGTTGAGACCGCCGTCCCGCGCGGCCGCGATCCCCTGCATGACAACGCGGGCGAGAGCTCCGGCGACGACCGCCCAGGCGGCGGTCCGTCCGGTGTGACCGGACGCGAACAGGCCGATGACGAGAACTGCCGTCAGGTTGAAAGCCAGCGTTCCGAGCGTGGCGAAGGTCAGCCGCTGGTGAATCTGCAGGACCGCCGACAGGACCGCCGTCGCGGCACTGAGCGGGAACGCCAGCAGGGCGACGCGGGCCATCTGGAGAGCGGCCAAATGGTCGGCCCCGTCGAAGCCGGGGGCCATCAGCTCCACCCACAGGGGGGCGAGGCCCGCCAGGATCACCGCCAGGATCGATCCCAGCCCCGTGATCATCGTGAACGACTGTCCGAGGAACCGCCGGGCCGCCGGTTCGCCGTCGCGGCTCGCCTGGCGGTGGTATTCCGGGACCAGGACCGCCGAGACCGCGCCGCCGATCAGGAGGCTCGTCAG of Planctomyces sp. SH-PL14 contains these proteins:
- the murJ gene encoding murein biosynthesis integral membrane protein MurJ, which codes for MRSRALIIGVLTVAGGMLLGRASGLLREMVLARVYGLTRAADLAMFAMTLPDLLTSLLIGGAVSAVLVPEYHRQASRDGEPAARRFLGQSFTMITGLGSILAVILAGLAPLWVELMAPGFDGADHLAALQMARVALLAFPLSAATAVLSAVLQIHQRLTFATLGTLAFNLTAVLVIGLFASGHTGRTAAWAVVAGALARVVMQGIAAARDGGLNGAFSRILRFDRLPPGIGQRYVQALAAIGLLVLLPVTARAFASHQPGAAAAVSYALKLGELPAGICTAVISMIVLPRISRAIQSGDSHGARTMIRTSAQLILLGLVPVIIAFQWLADPVVGLIFRHGRLDHDAARLVADLARVSILGVPAAVLTSLAMAGFHARQNTSTPLRWGLAVFALLVPGMWLAEREWGIHGVVAATVVAAWAYTLILTVRGLSNDAMAVATPADEDSPPSARAA